In Rhinolophus ferrumequinum isolate MPI-CBG mRhiFer1 chromosome 25, mRhiFer1_v1.p, whole genome shotgun sequence, the following proteins share a genomic window:
- the SC5D gene encoding lathosterol oxidase: protein MDLVLNAADYYFFTPYIYPATWPEDDFFRQTISLLFITNLGAYILYFFFATLNYYFVFDHSLMKHPQFLKNQVYREIMFTVQALPWISIPTVSLFMLELRGYSKLYDDIGEFPNGWFQLIVSILSFLFFTDMLIYWIHRGLHHRLVYKRIHKPHHIWKIPTPFASHAFHPVDGFLQSLPYHVYPFIFPLHKMVYLGLYILVNIWTISIHDGDFRVPQILQPFINGSAHHTDHHMFFDYNYGQYFTLWDRIGGSFKNPSSFEGKGPLNYVKKMTEEKCKGHAGNGCKNEKLFNGEFTKTE from the exons ATGGATCTTGTACTCAATGCtgcagattattattttttcacaccATACATATATCCAGCCACGTGGCCAGAGGATGACTTCTTCCGACAAACTATTAGTCTCCTGTTTATAACAAATCTTGGTGcttatatcctttatttcttctttgcaacACTGAACTATTATTTTGTCTTCGATCATTCATTAATGAAACATCCACAATTTTTAAAG aatcaAGTCTATCGAGAGATTATGTTTACTGTCCAGGCATTACCGTGGATAAGTATTCCCACTGTTTCATTGTTCATGCTAGAGCTGAGAGGTTACAGCAAATTATATGATGACATAGGAGAATTTCCAAATG GTTGGTTTCAACTCATTGTTAGTAtactttccttcctgtttttcactGACATGCTGATCTACTGGATTCACAGAGGCCTTCATCATAGGCTTGTATATAAG cgCATACATAAACCTCATCATATCTGGAAGATTCCTACTCCATTTGCAAGTCATGCTTTTCACCCTGTGGATGGCTTCCTTCAAAGTCTGCCTTATCATGTATACCCTTTTATCTTTCCATTACACAAGATGGTTTATTTAGGTTTGTACATCTTGGTCAATATCTGGACAATTTCTATTCATGATGGTGATTTTCGTGTCCCCCAAATCTTACAGCCATTTATTAATGGCTCAGCTCATCATACAGACCACCACATGTTCTTCGACTATAACTATGGACAGTATTTCACATTGTGGGATAGAATTGGAGGCTCGTTCAAAAATCCTTCCTCCTTTGAGGGGAAAGGACCACTTAATTATGTGAAGAAGATGACAGAAGAAAAGTGCAAAGGCCATGCAGGAAAtggttgtaaaaatgaaaaattattcaatggTGAGTTTACAAAGACTGAATAG